In Acidiphilium acidophilum, one genomic interval encodes:
- a CDS encoding branched-chain amino acid ABC transporter permease, translating into MLALQILIDGFAISTLYALGALGFTLIFGVSGVLNLAHGGILVVAAMIAWYVGTSLGFGAFEGAAAGIAAGILTALLTYLAVVRPINRSRAIPPRERELFVLTATLLWGVMIEEALSYLFTNSPVTVLPLLPGTIDIAGVRTPSNEILTAVIAWAVMLGLWLFVNRTRRGRQLLAASINPRALTLLGFELGTIYLVVWLIYGVLAGIAGVLLGSFLGTGADYIPGLTGSAFTIVILGGLGSVSGTLIAAYLIGYIETLTAYLISPSLRDIPALILLILVLYIRPQGLLGRR; encoded by the coding sequence GTGCTGGCACTGCAAATCCTGATCGACGGCTTCGCGATCAGCACGCTCTACGCCCTGGGCGCGCTCGGTTTCACCCTCATCTTCGGGGTCTCCGGCGTGCTCAACCTCGCCCATGGCGGCATCCTCGTCGTCGCCGCCATGATCGCCTGGTATGTCGGCACGTCTCTCGGCTTCGGCGCGTTCGAAGGGGCCGCCGCCGGCATCGCCGCCGGCATCCTCACCGCCCTGCTGACCTATCTCGCCGTGGTCCGCCCGATCAACCGCTCCCGCGCCATCCCCCCGCGCGAACGCGAACTGTTCGTCCTCACCGCCACCCTGCTCTGGGGCGTCATGATCGAGGAAGCCCTGTCCTACCTCTTCACCAACAGCCCGGTCACCGTCCTGCCCCTGCTCCCCGGCACGATCGACATTGCCGGCGTCCGCACCCCGAGCAACGAAATCCTCACCGCCGTCATCGCCTGGGCGGTGATGCTCGGCCTCTGGCTGTTCGTGAACCGCACCAGGCGTGGCCGCCAGCTCCTCGCCGCCTCGATCAACCCGCGCGCCCTCACTCTGCTCGGCTTCGAACTCGGCACCATCTATCTCGTGGTCTGGCTGATCTACGGCGTGCTCGCCGGCATAGCCGGGGTCCTGCTCGGCAGTTTCCTCGGCACCGGCGCCGACTACATCCCCGGCCTCACCGGCAGCGCCTTCACCATCGTCATCCTCGGCGGCCTCGGCTCGGTTTCGGGAACCCTGATCGCGGCCTACCTGATCGGCTACATCGAAACCCTCACCGCCTATCTGATCTCGCCCTCCCTGCGCGACATCCCCGCCCTGATCCTGCTGATCCTCGTGCTCTACATCCGCCCGCAAGGGCTGCTGGGTCGGCGCTGA
- a CDS encoding branched-chain amino acid ABC transporter permease: MRGISRPRAAGFAALLALLALLPLGANGYILGVLTTAFYFAVFAMSWDLLFGYAGEVNFGPTFLIGLGAYGAGMANALLHAPVPLAIVIGALAAVAGGVALAIPALRLSGPYLGLITLVAVLLLQQAIVIFAGVTGGEIGLSVPDVLSIDSGPNYEYALAFMAVSGVILSLIARSSLGMILQAAGQDRIAAEALGFNPTRHKIMAFAISALFSGLAGAFLVFYLGTASVSAVVDIAIGVRVIIAVVLGGRRTIVGGAIGAIFLIVAGELLRPIGQLSDFVVALIALIVIVLQPDGLLGLLPSRRGA; this comes from the coding sequence ATGCGCGGCATCTCCCGTCCCAGGGCCGCCGGTTTCGCCGCCCTGCTCGCCCTCCTCGCTCTGCTCCCGCTCGGGGCCAACGGCTACATCCTCGGCGTCCTCACCACCGCCTTCTATTTCGCGGTCTTCGCCATGTCGTGGGATCTGCTGTTCGGCTATGCCGGCGAGGTCAATTTCGGCCCGACCTTCCTGATCGGCCTCGGCGCCTACGGTGCCGGCATGGCGAATGCCCTGCTCCACGCCCCGGTGCCCCTCGCCATCGTCATCGGCGCGCTCGCCGCGGTCGCCGGCGGGGTCGCCCTCGCCATCCCGGCCCTCCGCCTCAGCGGTCCCTATCTCGGCCTGATCACCCTGGTCGCGGTCCTGCTCCTGCAACAGGCCATCGTCATTTTCGCCGGCGTCACCGGCGGCGAAATCGGCCTCTCGGTGCCCGATGTCCTCTCGATCGACAGTGGCCCCAACTACGAATACGCCCTCGCCTTCATGGCGGTCAGCGGCGTCATCCTCAGCCTGATCGCCCGCTCCTCGCTCGGCATGATCCTCCAGGCCGCCGGGCAGGACCGCATCGCCGCCGAGGCGCTGGGCTTCAACCCCACCCGCCACAAAATCATGGCCTTCGCCATCTCCGCCCTGTTCTCCGGCCTCGCGGGCGCCTTCCTCGTGTTCTACCTCGGCACCGCCTCGGTCAGCGCCGTGGTCGATATCGCAATCGGCGTGCGCGTCATCATCGCCGTCGTCCTCGGTGGCCGCCGCACCATCGTCGGCGGCGCGATCGGCGCGATCTTCCTCATCGTCGCGGGCGAACTGCTCCGCCCGATCGGCCAGCTCTCCGATTTCGTGGTCGCCCTCATCGCGTTGATCGTCATCGTGCTCCAGCCCGACGGGCTGCTCGGCCTGCTCCCCTCGCGGCGCGGCGCATGA
- a CDS encoding ATP-binding cassette domain-containing protein, which translates to MTNQPPRLELSRLHKRFGGLIAVKSFDLAVYPGEIMGLIGPNGSGKSTIMQMIMGVVKPTSGSILLDGTSIEGKPVYEIARAGVGIVFQHSRPLRLQTVLENILLGLLPDSITRLRPPHGARARATAIAEECGLGAVLQRLPATLPFADLRRLELAKAIARDPGLVLIDEPFAGLTRGEVSGFAALISRFREQGRAVVLVDHNVKSLVSLADRAAALYLGEKIAEGTPAQVMRDETVRRVYLGGALTAHPRAATPSPAGPPLLEVENLSVTYGKAQALDRVSLTIAPGEFVSIVGLNGAGKTSLFNAISGLIPATGTIRWNGAPRRRATPGAIARAGIVQCPETRELFGAMSVLDNLLLAAQRFEATETASRLDWLYTLFPILKSRIHQESRTLSGGEQQMLAIARALMLKPRLLILDEPTLGLAPVILGQLSEALARLRETTDITILLGEQNVTFALPHADRVYVIEHARLVWEGPPARFAAEAGEGYL; encoded by the coding sequence ATGACCAACCAGCCGCCCCGCCTCGAACTGAGCCGCCTGCACAAGCGCTTCGGCGGCCTCATCGCGGTGAAATCCTTCGATCTCGCGGTCTATCCCGGCGAAATCATGGGGCTGATCGGCCCGAACGGCTCGGGCAAATCCACGATCATGCAAATGATCATGGGTGTGGTGAAACCCACCTCCGGCAGCATCCTGCTCGACGGCACGTCCATCGAAGGCAAACCGGTCTACGAGATCGCCCGTGCGGGCGTCGGCATCGTCTTCCAGCATTCCCGCCCGCTGCGCCTGCAAACCGTGCTCGAAAACATCCTGCTCGGCCTCCTGCCGGACAGTATCACCCGCCTGCGCCCACCCCACGGCGCCCGCGCGCGCGCCACGGCCATCGCGGAGGAATGCGGCCTCGGTGCCGTGCTGCAACGCCTGCCCGCGACGCTGCCCTTCGCCGATCTCCGCCGCCTCGAACTCGCCAAGGCCATCGCCCGCGACCCCGGACTGGTCCTGATCGACGAACCCTTCGCCGGCCTCACCCGGGGCGAGGTCAGCGGCTTCGCCGCCCTGATCAGCCGATTCCGCGAACAGGGCAGGGCGGTCGTCCTGGTCGATCACAACGTCAAGAGCCTGGTCTCTCTGGCCGATCGCGCCGCCGCCCTCTATCTCGGCGAGAAAATCGCCGAAGGCACGCCCGCGCAGGTCATGCGCGACGAAACCGTCCGCCGGGTCTATCTCGGCGGCGCGCTCACCGCCCATCCCCGCGCCGCAACCCCGTCCCCCGCCGGACCACCGCTCCTCGAAGTTGAAAACCTCAGCGTGACCTACGGCAAGGCCCAGGCGCTCGACCGCGTCTCCCTCACCATCGCCCCCGGCGAATTCGTCTCGATCGTGGGTCTCAACGGCGCGGGGAAAACCTCGCTGTTCAACGCGATATCCGGCCTCATCCCCGCCACCGGCACCATCCGCTGGAACGGCGCGCCCCGCCGCCGCGCCACCCCCGGCGCCATCGCCCGCGCGGGCATCGTCCAATGCCCCGAAACCCGCGAGCTGTTCGGCGCCATGAGCGTTCTCGACAATCTCCTGCTCGCCGCCCAGCGCTTCGAGGCGACCGAAACCGCCTCCCGCCTCGACTGGCTCTACACCCTGTTCCCGATCCTGAAATCCCGCATCCACCAGGAATCCCGCACCCTCTCGGGCGGCGAACAGCAAATGCTCGCCATCGCCCGCGCGCTGATGCTCAAGCCGCGTTTACTCATTCTTGACGAACCCACGCTAGGATTGGCTCCGGTCATTCTCGGCCAACTCTCGGAGGCATTGGCCAGATTGCGCGAAACCACGGACATCACGATTCTCCTCGGCGAACAGAACGTCACCTTCGCCCTGCCGCACGCGGATCGCGTCTACGTCATCGAACACGCGCGCCTGGTCTGGGAAGGTCCGCCCGCCCGCTTCGCCGCCGAAGCCGGGGAGGGATATCTCTGA